In a single window of the Phaeobacter sp. G2 genome:
- a CDS encoding HNH endonuclease, producing the protein MDGDFRTDFVRDPSALRQHPALVLNADYRPLSYYPLSLWSWQDAVKAAWLDRVDILAEYDEVVHSPSTQIRIPSVVVLKDYVKPQKRVAFTRFNLFLRDEFCCQYCGARGDLTFDHVVPRAAGGITSWENVVAACSPCNLKKGSKPLHMLGMSLCKAPRRPGAEDLRNTGRKFPPNHLHDSWMDFLYWDTELDA; encoded by the coding sequence ATGGATGGCGATTTCAGAACTGATTTTGTGAGGGACCCCAGCGCGTTGCGGCAGCATCCTGCACTGGTGCTGAACGCGGATTATCGGCCGCTGTCCTATTACCCACTGTCGCTGTGGAGCTGGCAAGACGCGGTCAAGGCGGCCTGGCTGGATCGGGTGGATATTCTGGCGGAATATGACGAGGTGGTGCATAGCCCCAGCACGCAGATCCGAATACCTTCGGTTGTGGTGCTGAAAGACTATGTGAAACCTCAAAAGCGCGTGGCCTTCACGCGCTTTAATTTATTTTTGCGCGACGAATTTTGCTGCCAATACTGTGGTGCCCGTGGTGATCTGACCTTTGACCATGTGGTTCCGCGGGCAGCTGGTGGGATAACAAGCTGGGAAAATGTCGTGGCAGCCTGTTCGCCGTGTAACTTAAAGAAAGGCTCCAAGCCCTTGCATATGCTTGGGATGTCACTGTGCAAAGCCCCCAGGCGCCCAGGTGCCGAGGATTTGCGCAATACTGGGCGAAAGTTCCCACCCAACCATCTGCACGACAGTTGGATGGATTTTCTCTATTGGGACACCGAGCTCGACGCCTGA
- a CDS encoding MFS transporter, which yields MTDHMTTPSDSVAKKNVAILVLAQAILGSQMPMIFIIGGLAGQSLASNPCFATLPISLIVAGSMIAATPISSIMQKWGRRAGFFTGAMFGALGGVVGAYGLYLGSFPVFLLGSLLTGVYMSAHGFYRFAAADTASESFRPKAISYVMAGGLLSALLGPQLVKATSQVFVIPFFGTYLTVIAINLLGSGLFLFLNIPKPQAPHEDLPVGRSRMELLKTPVIAVAVICSMVSYALMNLVMTSTPLAVVGCGFTEGNAADVVSLHVLAMYVPSFFTGHLIARFGVHKIVAAGLVILAGAGAVALQGVELENFFIALILLGVGWNFGFIGATTMLTASHTPEERGRMQGLNDLLVFGGVTMASLASGGLMNCSGGNPVEGWNAVNMAMAPFLVLAGGALVWLAMRPKEA from the coding sequence ATGACAGATCACATGACCACCCCGAGCGACAGCGTCGCCAAGAAAAACGTCGCCATCCTGGTATTGGCCCAGGCGATTCTCGGCTCACAAATGCCGATGATTTTTATCATTGGCGGACTTGCTGGCCAGTCCCTGGCCTCCAATCCCTGTTTTGCCACCCTGCCGATCTCTTTGATTGTTGCGGGATCTATGATTGCGGCGACCCCCATTTCGTCGATCATGCAAAAATGGGGACGGCGCGCCGGCTTTTTTACTGGTGCGATGTTTGGCGCTCTGGGCGGGGTGGTTGGTGCCTATGGGCTCTACCTCGGGTCCTTTCCGGTCTTCCTGCTGGGCAGTCTTTTGACCGGCGTCTACATGAGCGCCCATGGGTTTTATCGCTTTGCTGCGGCAGATACCGCCTCTGAGAGTTTTCGGCCCAAGGCGATTTCTTATGTCATGGCGGGCGGATTGCTTTCGGCTTTGCTGGGGCCACAATTGGTCAAGGCGACAAGCCAGGTCTTTGTTATTCCCTTTTTCGGCACATATTTGACAGTGATTGCCATCAACCTGTTGGGATCTGGGCTGTTTTTGTTTCTGAATATCCCCAAACCACAAGCCCCCCACGAAGATCTGCCCGTCGGGCGCAGCCGCATGGAGTTGCTGAAAACCCCGGTAATTGCTGTGGCGGTGATATGTTCCATGGTCTCTTACGCGCTGATGAACCTGGTGATGACCTCAACCCCCTTGGCGGTTGTGGGATGTGGCTTCACCGAAGGAAACGCTGCGGATGTTGTGTCCCTGCATGTTCTGGCGATGTATGTGCCCTCCTTCTTTACCGGCCACCTGATTGCGCGCTTTGGCGTCCATAAGATTGTCGCTGCGGGTTTGGTGATCCTGGCAGGTGCTGGCGCAGTGGCGCTGCAGGGGGTCGAACTGGAAAACTTCTTTATCGCCCTGATCCTGCTGGGCGTGGGGTGGAACTTTGGCTTTATTGGCGCCACCACCATGCTGACCGCCTCGCATACGCCAGAAGAGCGCGGACGGATGCAGGGGCTCAATGACCTGCTTGTCTTTGGTGGTGTGACCATGGCCTCTCTGGCCTCTGGTGGCCTGATGAACTGCTCTGGTGGTAATCCGGTTGAAGGCTGGAATGCCGTCAATATGGCGATGGCGCCCTTCCTGGTTCTGGCAGGCGGCGCCCTGGTGTGGCTGGCCATGCGCCCCAAAGAGGCCTGA
- a CDS encoding disulfide bond formation protein B, translated as MRRILILAATLGSAAMMLGALGFQYIGEMAPCKMCYWQRYPHVAAVGIGILALLLPGAGLTALLYLGALAALITGGIGVYHTGVERGYWEGPTTCTSSPIGGLSPEQLMEQIMGAPLVRCDEVPWELFSLSMASWNAIISFALAGLWIAAARSKP; from the coding sequence ATGCGACGAATTCTGATCCTTGCCGCCACCTTGGGCTCAGCCGCAATGATGCTGGGAGCGCTGGGGTTTCAATACATTGGTGAAATGGCGCCCTGTAAGATGTGTTACTGGCAGCGCTACCCGCATGTGGCAGCGGTCGGCATCGGAATTCTGGCCCTTTTATTGCCTGGCGCAGGCCTTACGGCGCTGTTGTACCTTGGCGCCCTGGCCGCCCTGATTACTGGCGGGATTGGTGTTTACCATACCGGGGTTGAGCGCGGCTATTGGGAGGGACCGACAACCTGTACCTCAAGCCCAATTGGAGGTTTGTCCCCCGAACAGTTGATGGAACAGATCATGGGGGCGCCGCTGGTGCGCTGCGATGAGGTGCCATGGGAGCTGTTCAGCCTGTCAATGGCCAGTTGGAACGCCATTATTTCCTTCGCCCTGGCCGGCCTGTGGATCGCGGCGGCGCGCAGCAAGCCCTGA
- a CDS encoding DedA family protein, translating into MLRRLYDRTMSLAYHRHALWWLAAVSFVESSIFPIPPDVLMIPMILARPSRAWLIASVALVASVAGGMLGYAIGAFFYDSLGQPILEAMGKGAAIEEFNHKFNDFGFWAVLMAGITPFPYKVITIMSGWTGMPLMTFLATSVLARALRFFIVAGLLRAFGAPIRGFIEQRMGLVFTVFIVLLFGGFLGLRYL; encoded by the coding sequence ATGCTACGCAGGCTATATGATCGAACCATGTCCCTCGCGTATCACCGCCATGCCTTGTGGTGGCTCGCTGCGGTCTCCTTTGTCGAAAGTTCGATCTTTCCCATTCCGCCGGATGTGTTGATGATTCCGATGATACTGGCGCGTCCCTCACGGGCCTGGCTGATCGCTTCAGTTGCGCTGGTCGCCTCCGTTGCAGGTGGCATGCTTGGCTATGCCATTGGTGCCTTTTTCTATGACAGCCTGGGCCAACCGATCCTCGAAGCCATGGGAAAAGGCGCTGCAATTGAAGAGTTCAACCATAAATTCAATGACTTCGGGTTTTGGGCGGTTCTGATGGCCGGGATCACGCCTTTTCCTTATAAGGTCATCACAATCATGTCGGGCTGGACCGGCATGCCGCTAATGACGTTTCTGGCAACCTCCGTTTTGGCCCGTGCGCTGCGCTTCTTTATCGTGGCCGGACTGTTGCGTGCCTTTGGCGCCCCCATTCGCGGCTTTATCGAGCAGCGTATGGGGCTTGTCTTTACCGTCTTTATCGTGCTCCTGTTTGGCGGATTTTTAGGGCTGAGGTACCTGTGA
- the rocF gene encoding arginase has product MTQKTCFLVGAPVDSGKRRPGCLMGPDAYRTAGLAAALSGLGHQVTDLGNIAPAPHAPDAEPGAVFAPNQTIGWTSALAEIAEQTMADGLPIFLGGDHSLSLGSVSGVAAYAASVGRPLFVLWLDAHTDFHTPQSSDSGNLHGTPVGYFTGRSGFDGFPEVAHPVPQDNICMIGLRSVDSAERQALEASAIHRHDMRDIDENGIAGPLAQFLKRVAAANGLLHVSLDVDFLDPSVAPAVGTTVPGGATVREAHLVCEMLHDSGLMTSLDLVELNPFLDERGRTAHLMVDLCASALGRRVFDRPTRSFT; this is encoded by the coding sequence GTGACGCAAAAGACTTGTTTCCTTGTTGGTGCCCCCGTAGATAGCGGCAAACGGCGACCTGGTTGCCTTATGGGGCCGGATGCCTACCGAACTGCGGGCCTGGCTGCAGCTCTGTCCGGGCTTGGCCATCAAGTGACAGACCTGGGCAATATCGCCCCTGCTCCACATGCCCCCGATGCCGAACCTGGCGCAGTTTTTGCCCCCAATCAGACAATTGGCTGGACCTCAGCACTGGCCGAGATCGCCGAACAGACTATGGCCGACGGTTTGCCGATCTTCCTTGGAGGCGATCATTCATTGTCGCTGGGATCGGTGTCTGGTGTGGCAGCCTATGCCGCTTCGGTTGGACGCCCGCTTTTTGTTTTGTGGCTGGATGCCCATACGGATTTTCACACGCCGCAGAGCTCTGACAGCGGCAACCTGCATGGCACGCCGGTCGGCTATTTCACCGGGCGCAGTGGGTTTGACGGCTTTCCCGAGGTGGCCCACCCGGTGCCACAGGACAACATCTGTATGATTGGGCTGCGCTCTGTCGACAGTGCTGAGCGTCAGGCGCTGGAAGCCAGCGCTATCCACCGCCATGATATGCGCGACATAGATGAAAATGGTATCGCCGGGCCGCTGGCGCAGTTCCTCAAGCGGGTCGCGGCGGCCAATGGGTTGCTGCATGTCTCGCTGGATGTTGATTTCCTGGACCCCTCGGTGGCGCCAGCTGTTGGCACCACGGTTCCGGGTGGTGCAACGGTGCGCGAAGCCCATCTGGTTTGCGAGATGTTGCATGATTCCGGGCTGATGACCTCTTTGGATCTGGTAGAGCTGAACCCGTTTCTGGATGAACGCGGTCGCACCGCCCATCTGATGGTTGACCTTTGCGCCTCTGCGCTCGGGCGCCGTGTCTTTGATCGGCCAACCAGGAGCTTCACTTGA
- a CDS encoding pyocin knob domain-containing protein, with the protein MAAPIAPALPAIPSRSAPEADFDVKMFALFKWATDDFVSFMEAWRSYLETSSTIVGGALNGTTIGQTTPAAGAFTELLANSLGGDAVQSDPLDVTPGKIPLVGGFGWGEIAAPVPNDNIDNIVASGNYLINAQVIAASTDIPPCSSGSCLLHLQYNSSNAAQLFFSHGNNLSYHRIKDAGVWSDWKALNAASGNNANGEWVRLPNGTQICTNQAFQTSDTADTTWTYPASFLYPASPGRPAVSGAISSVLGQASFLSIGGIAGSGSVATQVDVRGIDVNGNRVALAASLIAIGRWF; encoded by the coding sequence ATGGCAGCACCCATTGCCCCGGCTTTGCCGGCTATTCCGTCACGCTCTGCGCCCGAGGCAGATTTTGACGTCAAAATGTTTGCCCTGTTCAAATGGGCCACAGATGATTTTGTCAGCTTCATGGAGGCCTGGCGCAGCTATCTGGAAACCAGTAGCACAATTGTTGGCGGTGCGCTGAATGGGACCACCATTGGCCAGACCACGCCAGCGGCGGGCGCGTTTACTGAGCTGCTGGCGAACAGCCTTGGCGGCGATGCGGTGCAATCCGATCCTTTGGATGTGACGCCGGGCAAGATACCGCTAGTCGGCGGGTTTGGCTGGGGTGAAATTGCTGCGCCAGTTCCGAATGATAATATCGACAATATTGTCGCCTCTGGGAACTATCTGATAAACGCTCAGGTTATTGCGGCTTCCACAGATATTCCTCCTTGTTCATCTGGCTCTTGCCTGCTGCATCTCCAGTACAACTCCTCAAATGCGGCGCAGTTGTTTTTCTCCCACGGCAACAACCTCAGTTATCATCGCATCAAAGACGCCGGTGTTTGGTCAGACTGGAAAGCTCTCAACGCGGCCTCCGGCAACAACGCAAATGGCGAGTGGGTAAGGCTTCCGAATGGCACCCAGATCTGCACCAATCAGGCCTTCCAAACCAGCGACACTGCCGACACGACCTGGACCTATCCTGCCAGTTTCCTCTATCCGGCCTCGCCGGGACGGCCTGCCGTCTCTGGCGCGATTTCCTCTGTCTTAGGGCAGGCGTCTTTCCTGAGCATCGGAGGGATCGCCGGATCAGGTTCGGTTGCCACCCAGGTGGATGTGCGCGGGATCGATGTGAACGGCAATCGCGTGGCCCTGGCCGCCAGCCTCATCGCAATTGGCCGATGGTTCTAA
- a CDS encoding alpha/beta fold hydrolase, whose amino-acid sequence MTRVLKAERREPLSGVTRSIVVFLHGYGANGADLLGLADPLAEHLPDTLFVAPDAPENCPGAPMGYQWFPIPWIDGSSEEESMRGMNASIEDLNAFLDALMVDEDVLPEQVVLFGFSQGTMMSLHVGPRREDAIAGIVAFSGRLLSPDTLKDEVVSRMPVMLVHGDADDVVPPQSLPEAAEALDQAGFKDVFAHIMKGTGHGIAPDGLSVSLAFMRDKLGL is encoded by the coding sequence ATGACTCGTGTACTAAAAGCTGAGCGCAGAGAGCCGCTCTCCGGGGTGACCCGGTCTATTGTGGTGTTTCTGCATGGCTACGGCGCCAATGGGGCGGATCTTTTGGGGCTGGCTGATCCGCTGGCCGAGCACCTGCCAGATACCCTGTTTGTGGCTCCTGACGCGCCAGAAAATTGTCCCGGTGCGCCAATGGGATACCAGTGGTTCCCGATCCCCTGGATCGATGGCTCCTCGGAAGAGGAAAGCATGCGGGGCATGAATGCCTCGATCGAGGATCTGAACGCCTTTCTGGATGCGCTGATGGTCGACGAAGATGTCCTGCCCGAACAGGTGGTGCTCTTTGGCTTTTCGCAGGGCACCATGATGAGCCTGCACGTGGGGCCGCGTCGCGAGGATGCTATTGCAGGGATCGTTGCCTTCTCGGGGCGCCTGCTGTCGCCTGACACGCTGAAAGACGAGGTGGTGAGCCGGATGCCGGTCATGTTGGTGCATGGCGATGCCGATGATGTGGTGCCGCCACAATCCCTACCAGAAGCCGCAGAAGCGCTGGATCAGGCCGGGTTCAAGGATGTCTTTGCCCATATCATGAAAGGCACCGGGCACGGGATCGCCCCGGATGGGCTGAGTGTTTCCCTGGCCTTTATGCGGGACAAGCTGGGCCTGTAA
- a CDS encoding DNA-3-methyladenine glycosylase 2 family protein gives MTPFVTSCAPAAGRIIITDACVDEGAAWLAKQDPRFAMALAQCGPLPLRRKPDGFGQLLSAIVSQQVSVASANAIWQRLIAARLTTQAEILAATEDDLRAAGLSRQKVRYACALAQEDIDFDALRDMPTDRVIKALTQVTGVGVWTAEIYAMFSLGRADVFAPGDLALQEAAKALFDLPDRPKERELRQLAEAWSPWRSVAARILWAYYHIAKDREGIR, from the coding sequence GTGACCCCATTTGTGACCAGCTGTGCGCCAGCGGCGGGCCGTATAATCATCACAGATGCCTGTGTGGACGAAGGCGCTGCCTGGCTTGCCAAACAGGATCCACGGTTTGCCATGGCTTTGGCCCAATGTGGCCCGCTGCCGCTGCGGCGCAAACCGGATGGCTTTGGGCAATTGCTTAGCGCCATCGTCAGCCAGCAGGTGAGTGTGGCCTCTGCCAATGCGATCTGGCAGCGTCTTATCGCGGCGCGCCTGACCACCCAGGCAGAGATCCTGGCGGCCACAGAGGATGATCTGCGTGCCGCCGGGTTAAGCCGGCAAAAAGTCAGGTACGCCTGTGCCTTGGCTCAGGAAGATATTGATTTTGATGCACTTCGTGACATGCCCACAGACAGGGTTATCAAGGCCCTGACACAGGTGACCGGCGTTGGGGTCTGGACCGCTGAAATTTATGCCATGTTTTCGTTGGGGAGGGCCGATGTCTTTGCTCCCGGCGATCTGGCTTTGCAGGAGGCGGCCAAAGCGCTGTTTGACCTGCCAGACCGGCCAAAGGAACGTGAACTCAGGCAGCTGGCCGAGGCCTGGTCCCCGTGGCGGTCGGTTGCGGCCCGCATCCTCTGGGCCTATTACCATATTGCAAAGGACAGGGAAGGGATCCGATGA
- a CDS encoding phage holin family protein gives MPEPGLIDWMSNLLGGAATTLVGATIGRLMWHSGEVRKGERRFFGPELLWEIPVAIGMAIIGEAIASYMGAGPTVTTGIVALAAYIGPRGAEVLLTKWLVRTKP, from the coding sequence ATGCCTGAGCCGGGGTTGATCGACTGGATGTCGAACCTGCTGGGCGGTGCCGCCACCACGCTAGTCGGGGCCACTATAGGCCGCCTGATGTGGCATTCTGGCGAGGTGCGCAAAGGTGAGCGGCGGTTCTTTGGCCCGGAACTGCTCTGGGAAATCCCGGTGGCCATCGGCATGGCCATTATTGGCGAGGCCATTGCCAGCTATATGGGTGCCGGTCCAACCGTGACCACCGGCATTGTGGCGCTGGCGGCTTACATTGGCCCGCGCGGGGCTGAGGTGTTGCTGACCAAATGGCTGGTGCGAACTAAGCCGTAA
- a CDS encoding Lrp/AsnC family transcriptional regulator has protein sequence MDKTDERLIAALRHNARASLSDLALQLDLSRTTVRARIERLQLRGDVLGFTVVLKEDVLRDPVRGLMMIGIEGRGASRIIRQLQGLPEVRAIHTTNGRWDLIVELGTETLETLDAALAKIRTFDGVVSSETNLLLATKKDS, from the coding sequence GTGGATAAAACGGACGAAAGACTGATTGCAGCCTTGCGGCACAACGCCCGCGCCAGCCTGTCAGATCTTGCTTTGCAGCTGGATTTGTCCCGAACCACCGTGCGCGCTCGCATCGAGCGGCTGCAACTGCGTGGAGATGTACTTGGCTTTACGGTTGTTCTGAAAGAGGACGTGCTGCGCGATCCGGTGCGGGGATTGATGATGATCGGCATCGAAGGCCGCGGCGCCAGTCGCATCATTCGCCAGCTTCAAGGCCTGCCAGAGGTGCGTGCCATCCATACCACCAATGGACGCTGGGATCTGATTGTCGAACTGGGCACGGAAACACTGGAAACACTGGATGCCGCACTCGCAAAGATACGCACCTTTGACGGGGTGGTCAGCAGTGAAACAAATCTGCTTTTGGCAACCAAAAAAGACTCCTGA
- a CDS encoding ornithine cyclodeaminase: MTTPSHKALVPFVSVDNMMRLVHSIGIETMLRDLAEYVEADFKRWELFDKTPRVASHSDVGVIELMPTSDGEAYGFKYVNGHPKNTSEGLQTVTAFGLLADVYTGYPVLFTEMTMLTALRTAATSVMAAKYLAPKGADTMAMIGNGAQSEFQTLAMKAICGLKTVRLFDKDPAATEKCARNLGAFGLNVVRCSSPEEAIEGAQILTTCTADKQNATILTDNMIGAGVHINAIGGDCPGKTELAAGILNRSDVFVEFPPQTRIEGEIQQMPEDFAVTELWEVISGQKQGRRDDKQITLFDSVGFAIEDFSALRYIRDHIKGTEFFIDLDMLADPDDPRDLFGMLQRSDA; this comes from the coding sequence ATGACCACGCCCTCACATAAAGCTCTCGTTCCCTTTGTCAGCGTCGACAATATGATGCGCCTGGTCCATAGTATTGGCATTGAAACCATGCTGCGCGATCTGGCCGAATACGTCGAAGCGGACTTTAAGCGTTGGGAATTGTTCGACAAAACCCCACGTGTTGCCAGCCACTCAGATGTCGGCGTGATCGAACTGATGCCCACCTCTGATGGGGAGGCCTATGGGTTCAAATACGTCAATGGCCATCCCAAAAACACCAGCGAAGGCCTGCAAACCGTAACTGCCTTTGGGTTGTTGGCGGATGTCTACACTGGCTACCCGGTGCTTTTCACCGAGATGACAATGCTCACTGCGCTGCGTACCGCCGCGACATCAGTTATGGCGGCTAAGTATCTGGCTCCAAAAGGCGCGGACACCATGGCGATGATCGGAAATGGAGCGCAGTCTGAATTCCAAACCCTGGCGATGAAGGCGATCTGCGGGCTGAAAACCGTGCGCTTGTTTGACAAGGACCCGGCGGCAACAGAAAAATGCGCCCGCAACCTGGGGGCTTTTGGTCTCAATGTTGTGCGCTGCAGCTCCCCCGAGGAAGCCATTGAAGGCGCACAGATCCTGACCACCTGCACCGCCGACAAGCAAAACGCCACCATCCTGACCGACAACATGATCGGCGCCGGGGTGCATATCAATGCCATCGGCGGCGACTGCCCCGGCAAGACCGAATTGGCCGCCGGCATCTTGAACCGGTCTGATGTCTTTGTGGAATTCCCACCGCAAACCCGGATCGAGGGCGAAATCCAGCAGATGCCAGAGGATTTTGCCGTCACCGAGCTTTGGGAGGTGATCAGCGGTCAGAAACAAGGACGCCGCGACGACAAGCAGATCACTCTGTTCGACAGCGTCGGTTTTGCAATCGAGGATTTCAGTGCCCTGCGTTACATCCGCGACCACATCAAAGGCACCGAATTCTTTATTGATCTTGATATGTTAGCGGACCCGGATGATCCACGGGATCTGTTTGGCATGCTGCAACGCTCAGACGCGTAA
- a CDS encoding arginine deiminase-related protein, producing the protein MNSLQAPAAVVMIRPHNFCSNPDTQVDNAFQITAGDPESTRKKALREFDTAAETLRNAGVRVHVFDDTGTTTPDSVFPNNWFSTHSGGHIAIYPMHAPNRRLERRWDVIEALKRSYRVQDVIDFSGLEEDGLALEGTGAMVLDHVGRVAYTVKSNRADPVLLERFCTHFNYEPMAFEARDAAGREVYHSNVLMGIGSDFAMICLSMISDPTRRMEIATRLAETGHEVIDLTEDQIRNFAGNVFALTGSKPLLALSSRALEALRPDQIRIIERSTSLLPLSIPTIETAGGSVRCMLAGIHLSPRERTTP; encoded by the coding sequence TTGAACAGTCTGCAAGCCCCCGCCGCCGTGGTGATGATCCGGCCACATAATTTTTGTTCCAACCCGGACACCCAGGTGGACAATGCCTTTCAGATCACTGCCGGAGACCCAGAATCCACCCGTAAGAAGGCGCTGCGAGAGTTTGATACCGCAGCGGAAACCCTGCGAAACGCAGGCGTACGTGTGCATGTCTTTGACGACACCGGCACCACGACACCTGACAGCGTATTTCCAAACAACTGGTTCTCAACCCATTCCGGTGGTCATATTGCCATCTACCCGATGCATGCCCCAAATCGCCGTCTGGAACGGCGTTGGGATGTCATAGAGGCGCTAAAGCGCAGCTACCGGGTGCAGGATGTCATTGATTTCTCTGGACTGGAAGAAGACGGGCTGGCGCTGGAGGGCACCGGCGCCATGGTGCTCGATCATGTTGGCCGGGTTGCCTATACAGTGAAATCAAACCGGGCCGATCCAGTGCTGCTGGAACGGTTTTGCACCCATTTCAACTATGAACCCATGGCCTTTGAGGCCCGCGATGCAGCAGGTCGTGAAGTTTATCACAGCAATGTTTTGATGGGCATTGGCAGTGATTTTGCCATGATCTGCCTGTCGATGATCAGCGATCCAACCCGGCGCATGGAAATTGCCACGCGTCTGGCAGAAACCGGCCATGAGGTCATCGACCTGACGGAAGATCAGATCCGGAACTTTGCCGGTAATGTCTTTGCGCTAACGGGATCGAAGCCCCTGCTGGCCCTGTCCTCCCGTGCGCTGGAGGCCCTGCGCCCCGATCAAATCCGCATCATCGAGCGCAGCACTAGCCTGTTGCCCCTCTCCATTCCAACCATCGAAACAGCCGGAGGCTCGGTGCGCTGCATGTTGGCAGGTATCCACCTTAGCCCCCGCGAAAGGACCACCCCATGA
- a CDS encoding squalene/phytoene synthase family protein, translating to MHFDEDLSSCAELVQQGDPDRFLATMAAPVAARPLLFALYAFNLELARAPWASQESMIAEMRVQWWRDIGAEIAQGGAVRRHHVATPLGRLLRAGLATHIEPMAEARRWDIYKDPFEDEAGFDHYIDATSGGLMWMAAASLGPADEAVVRKYAYGVGIANWFRAIPELVSHSRIPLLDGTPEGLRQLARKGLEHIQQAEKHRALISKDAGWALLSGWQAKAILKQALSQPDRIAEGSLGQSEFRRRAGLMWRAGRGRW from the coding sequence ATGCATTTTGACGAAGACCTCTCCAGCTGTGCAGAGTTGGTCCAGCAGGGCGACCCAGACCGGTTTCTGGCAACCATGGCAGCCCCGGTTGCGGCGCGGCCGCTGCTGTTTGCGCTTTACGCGTTTAATCTTGAACTGGCGCGGGCCCCCTGGGCCAGTCAGGAAAGCATGATCGCCGAGATGCGGGTGCAATGGTGGCGTGATATTGGCGCTGAGATCGCCCAGGGCGGTGCGGTCCGACGCCACCATGTTGCCACCCCTCTGGGGCGGTTGCTGCGCGCGGGTCTGGCCACACATATTGAGCCCATGGCCGAGGCCCGCCGGTGGGATATCTATAAAGATCCCTTTGAAGATGAGGCGGGGTTTGACCACTATATTGACGCCACGTCTGGTGGGCTGATGTGGATGGCTGCGGCTTCCCTTGGTCCGGCGGACGAAGCCGTGGTGCGCAAATATGCCTATGGGGTAGGGATCGCCAACTGGTTCAGGGCCATTCCCGAGCTGGTGAGCCACAGCCGTATCCCGCTGCTGGATGGCACCCCAGAGGGGCTGCGCCAATTGGCCCGCAAAGGCCTGGAGCATATCCAGCAGGCGGAAAAACACCGCGCTCTTATTTCAAAAGACGCCGGCTGGGCGCTGTTGTCGGGCTGGCAGGCCAAAGCAATCTTAAAACAGGCGCTCTCCCAGCCAGACCGTATTGCCGAGGGCAGCCTGGGGCAAAGCGAATTTCGCCGCCGTGCGGGGCTGATGTGGCGGGCTGGACGTGGTCGGTGGTAG
- a CDS encoding pseudouridine synthase has translation MTRLIRFNKPYDVLPQFTDTGSQGSTRQTLSAFIDCPGVYAAGRLDRDSEGLMLLTDTGRLQAWISDPQHKMAKTYWVQVEGEMDSAAVSALEKGVELKDGLTRPAKAHLMAEPAQLWARTPPIRTRKSIPTSWVSLTLREGKNRQVRRMTAAVGFPTLRLIRYNIGAWTLDGLSQGAWEDLEVPNIPGPAKPSQLPNRRAQKTRAKNTKAQKTDAQSRIQAKIPGKAEAKHKQDRKDPTPRSSRGNRPRKP, from the coding sequence ATGACCCGCCTTATTCGCTTTAACAAACCCTATGACGTGCTGCCGCAGTTCACCGATACCGGCAGCCAGGGCAGCACGCGCCAAACCCTCAGCGCCTTTATTGACTGCCCCGGCGTCTATGCCGCAGGGCGGTTGGACCGGGACAGCGAAGGCTTGATGCTGCTGACAGATACCGGCCGTTTGCAGGCCTGGATCAGCGACCCACAGCACAAGATGGCCAAAACCTATTGGGTACAGGTCGAGGGCGAAATGGATTCTGCGGCAGTGTCGGCGCTGGAAAAAGGCGTGGAGCTGAAGGACGGATTAACCCGGCCCGCCAAGGCGCATCTGATGGCGGAGCCTGCGCAGCTCTGGGCGCGGACGCCCCCCATTCGCACACGCAAATCCATTCCGACCAGCTGGGTTTCCCTTACCCTTCGGGAAGGCAAGAACCGCCAGGTCCGCCGCATGACAGCTGCGGTTGGCTTTCCCACCCTGCGGCTTATTCGCTATAACATCGGAGCCTGGACGCTGGATGGGCTGTCCCAGGGCGCTTGGGAAGATCTTGAAGTGCCAAACATTCCAGGGCCTGCAAAACCATCGCAGCTGCCCAATCGCAGAGCGCAAAAGACTAGGGCCAAAAATACCAAGGCCCAAAAGACTGACGCACAGTCTAGGATACAGGCTAAGATACCGGGCAAGGCTGAAGCCAAACACAAGCAAGACCGCAAGGATCCTACGCCCCGCTCAAGCCGGGGAAACCGCCCCCGGAAACCTTGA